In Thermococcus thioreducens, a genomic segment contains:
- a CDS encoding ATP-binding protein, producing MGHFVDRIEELKALRERISSDNFELIVIYGRRRVGKTRLVLEAVKDVPHVYYLAVEGDNLRHFRETAERVFQEVRYARGDWEGLLHALRGKVIVIDEFPNLIKEDPTVLSVFQRAIDTDLSDSKAKLILLGSSVSIMTEKVLSYKSPLYGRRTGSMKLKPLKFLHLREFFPNADWKELVEVYGMTDGIPFYITQVKLPFWEWLDRELKNPVSFFRDEVDFLLRYEFTETRTYRRILEAISLGKTTPKEIRDFIGMRHSDVTPYLRNLIETGLLVREVPITEKSNSKRGRYYLADNFLAFWFRFIYPNLSAIEEGIFDVEEIKRDYSHYLGQVFEKAAKQFLIELNRVQKLPFRFTKIGRWWRKGEEIDLLALNEREKKALFVEVKWKELSEKDARGVLRDLERKSELVELESWEKSYGIVAKVVEGKEGLREKGWLVWDLENFERLITSETQIQRGA from the coding sequence ATGGGTCATTTTGTGGACAGGATAGAAGAGCTTAAAGCACTAAGGGAAAGAATCTCAAGCGATAATTTTGAGCTAATCGTCATCTATGGTAGGAGGCGCGTTGGGAAGACCCGTCTCGTCCTCGAAGCCGTGAAAGACGTTCCCCACGTTTACTACCTCGCCGTCGAGGGGGATAACCTGAGGCACTTCAGGGAGACTGCCGAGAGAGTTTTTCAGGAGGTGAGGTACGCCCGGGGAGACTGGGAGGGCCTTCTCCACGCCCTCAGAGGGAAAGTCATCGTTATTGACGAGTTTCCAAACCTGATAAAGGAAGACCCCACCGTTTTGAGCGTTTTTCAGAGGGCTATTGACACGGACCTTTCGGATTCAAAGGCAAAGCTAATTCTTCTTGGCTCTTCAGTGAGCATAATGACCGAGAAGGTTCTCAGCTACAAGAGCCCGCTCTACGGCAGGAGAACGGGCTCAATGAAGCTTAAACCCCTGAAATTTCTCCATCTACGGGAGTTCTTCCCCAATGCCGACTGGAAGGAACTCGTAGAGGTCTACGGCATGACCGATGGAATTCCTTTCTACATAACGCAGGTGAAGTTGCCCTTCTGGGAATGGCTTGATAGGGAGCTGAAAAACCCTGTAAGCTTTTTCCGCGATGAGGTTGATTTTCTGCTAAGGTATGAGTTTACGGAGACGAGAACATACCGGAGAATCCTTGAGGCGATATCTCTTGGCAAAACGACGCCAAAGGAGATAAGGGACTTCATCGGCATGAGACACTCGGACGTAACACCTTACCTCAGAAACTTAATCGAAACCGGGCTCCTTGTGAGGGAAGTCCCAATAACTGAAAAGTCTAACTCAAAGAGGGGTCGCTACTACCTGGCCGACAACTTCCTCGCTTTCTGGTTCCGCTTCATCTACCCGAACCTCTCAGCTATAGAGGAAGGCATCTTTGATGTTGAAGAGATTAAGAGGGATTACAGCCACTACCTCGGCCAAGTATTTGAAAAAGCCGCCAAACAGTTTTTAATCGAGCTTAACAGGGTTCAGAAATTACCCTTCCGCTTCACTAAGATCGGGCGGTGGTGGAGGAAGGGCGAGGAGATTGACCTCTTAGCGTTGAACGAACGTGAGAAGAAGGCTCTGTTTGTGGAAGTTAAGTGGAAAGAGCTAAGCGAGAAAGATGCGAGGGGAGTTTTGAGAGACCTTGAGAGGAAAAGCGAGCTTGTGGAGCTTGAGAGCTGGGAGAAGAGCTATGGGATCGTTGCTAAGGTAGTGGAGGGCAAGGAGGGGCTTAGGGAAAAAGGATGGCTCGTCTGGGACTTGGAGAATTTCGAAAGGCTTATCACTTCTGAAACCCAAATTCAGAGAGGGGCATAA
- a CDS encoding PIN domain-containing protein has translation MTPTLWRLRALRTYIDANIIYNFLFTTSLTPRARGILTSEDELVISPISINEAVYVSFRKLAKEKRGISNIYDVKRFVKTTDGLKLIETAFSMVLGLIGDAGIDILPDEDRAEIIKEVVAMYGLLPSDATILATCIKHGIPRIATFDSDFEGINAIEVIR, from the coding sequence TTGACACCTACGCTCTGGAGGCTGAGGGCTTTGAGGACATACATTGACGCCAACATCATCTACAACTTTCTTTTCACGACATCCTTAACTCCAAGAGCGAGGGGCATACTGACTTCAGAAGACGAGCTGGTCATTTCTCCGATTTCAATCAACGAAGCAGTTTACGTCTCTTTTAGGAAGCTCGCCAAAGAGAAACGCGGAATTTCTAACATCTACGATGTAAAGCGATTCGTCAAGACTACAGATGGTTTAAAACTGATTGAAACGGCGTTTTCCATGGTCTTAGGTCTCATCGGGGATGCTGGGATTGATATCCTCCCCGATGAAGATAGAGCCGAAATAATAAAAGAAGTTGTTGCCATGTACGGTCTCCTGCCAAGCGATGCAACGATTCTCGCGACCTGCATAAAGCACGGCATTCCAAGGATAGCGACTTTTGATTCTGACTTTGAGGGCATTAACGCGATTGAGGTCATTAGATAG
- a CDS encoding deoxyhypusine synthase: MTEPKDIVLKESEEVEGLPIEGPWLDEVSSLEEVLDYYERIGFQATHLGRAIEIWKKVEEKRAKGEEVRVFLGYTSNIISSGLRELVAWLVKEGKVDVIVTTAGGVEEDFIKALKPFILGDWGVNDALMREKGINRIGNIFVPNDRYIEFEKYMIPFFERILEMEREAGKPMTASEFIHEMGRYMDEKLGKEKEKSVIYWAYRRNVPIFCPAITDGSIGDMLYFFKEERGDRELIIDIANDIVKLNNLAVTAKETASIILGGSLPKHAIINANLFRGGTDYAIYITTAIPWDGSLSGAPPNEGVSWGKIRAKADYVEIWADATLVFPLLVWKVMKG; encoded by the coding sequence ATGACCGAGCCGAAGGACATAGTGCTAAAGGAGAGTGAAGAGGTCGAGGGGCTTCCTATTGAGGGCCCCTGGCTGGATGAGGTTTCGAGCCTTGAGGAAGTTTTGGACTATTACGAGCGCATAGGCTTTCAGGCAACGCATCTCGGAAGGGCGATAGAGATATGGAAAAAGGTAGAGGAGAAGCGCGCTAAAGGTGAGGAAGTCCGTGTTTTCCTCGGCTACACTTCCAACATAATCTCTTCCGGCCTGCGCGAGCTGGTCGCGTGGCTCGTGAAGGAGGGCAAGGTGGACGTCATCGTAACAACGGCCGGCGGCGTTGAGGAGGACTTCATAAAGGCCCTAAAGCCGTTCATCCTCGGCGACTGGGGGGTAAACGACGCTTTAATGCGCGAGAAGGGTATAAACAGGATAGGCAACATCTTCGTGCCCAACGACCGCTACATCGAGTTCGAGAAGTACATGATTCCATTTTTCGAGAGAATCCTTGAGATGGAGCGCGAAGCTGGAAAGCCCATGACGGCGAGCGAGTTTATCCACGAGATGGGTCGATACATGGACGAGAAGCTCGGGAAGGAGAAAGAAAAAAGCGTAATCTACTGGGCTTACAGGCGGAACGTCCCTATCTTTTGCCCGGCAATAACCGACGGCTCGATAGGGGACATGCTCTACTTCTTCAAGGAGGAGCGCGGTGACAGGGAGCTGATCATTGATATCGCCAACGATATAGTGAAGCTCAACAACCTCGCGGTCACAGCGAAGGAGACCGCCTCGATAATCCTCGGAGGGTCCCTGCCGAAGCACGCGATAATAAACGCCAACCTCTTCCGGGGTGGAACAGACTACGCGATATACATTACCACTGCCATTCCCTGGGACGGCTCGCTGAGCGGTGCACCGCCGAACGAAGGTGTAAGCTGGGGCAAGATAAGGGCTAAGGCCGACTACGTCGAGATATGGGCCGACGCGACGCTCGTCTTCCCGCTGCTGGTGTGGAAGGTGATGAAGGGATAG
- a CDS encoding FAD-dependent oxidoreductase has translation MRFYTCREAHEPKPFRVAVIGAGPAGLSAAGYLACRGYEVHVYDKMPEGGGMVAFAIPEARIPIRAVRDGVRALERLGVRFHFRTKVVYDSPREFGDEWAEHFVSLEKLLSEFDALLIATGAWRPRKLKVPGVELPGVYDALSLLHGIKMARIGYYSWERIPDLKGEHLVVIGAGYTAVDVAMEGRLLGAEKITMAYRRSLEHSYARAEIRKLIAEGVEFIEHATPVRILGEEKVEGVEFAKTKIVGGSVVTTDERFVLDADAVVYAIGQLPTSPIKEIVCASERVLEEAGIFFAGDVITPRNIGTAMREGRAAAERIEEWLLRKAPRRVFPVAMTGRLIAGVLSGKC, from the coding sequence GTGAGGTTCTACACATGCAGGGAGGCGCACGAACCAAAGCCGTTTAGAGTGGCCGTCATAGGAGCGGGGCCCGCCGGACTCAGCGCCGCAGGATACCTTGCATGCAGGGGTTACGAGGTTCATGTCTACGACAAGATGCCAGAAGGGGGAGGGATGGTGGCCTTTGCAATTCCGGAGGCCAGGATTCCAATACGGGCCGTCAGAGATGGTGTTAGGGCCCTTGAGCGGCTCGGTGTCCGCTTTCACTTCAGGACTAAGGTGGTTTATGATTCACCAAGAGAGTTTGGTGACGAATGGGCCGAACATTTCGTTTCTCTTGAAAAGCTTCTAAGCGAGTTCGATGCCCTTCTGATAGCGACCGGTGCCTGGCGTCCGAGGAAACTGAAGGTTCCTGGTGTTGAGCTCCCGGGGGTCTACGACGCCCTCAGCCTGCTCCACGGCATAAAGATGGCCCGCATAGGCTATTACTCCTGGGAAAGAATCCCTGACCTTAAGGGGGAGCATCTCGTAGTGATCGGAGCCGGCTACACGGCAGTTGACGTCGCTATGGAGGGTCGTCTTCTGGGTGCGGAAAAAATAACCATGGCCTATCGCCGCTCCCTCGAGCACAGCTACGCTAGGGCCGAGATAAGGAAGCTCATCGCAGAGGGCGTCGAGTTCATAGAGCACGCGACTCCCGTCAGGATACTGGGGGAGGAAAAAGTAGAGGGCGTTGAATTCGCTAAAACAAAGATAGTCGGGGGGAGCGTCGTGACGACGGACGAGCGCTTTGTCCTTGACGCGGACGCCGTTGTTTATGCCATCGGCCAGCTTCCCACGAGTCCAATAAAAGAGATCGTCTGCGCCAGCGAAAGGGTGCTGGAGGAGGCGGGAATATTCTTCGCCGGTGACGTCATAACCCCGAGGAACATAGGCACCGCCATGAGGGAGGGAAGGGCCGCCGCTGAGAGGATAGAGGAGTGGCTCCTGAGGAAGGCACCGCGCAGGGTCTTTCCCGTTGCTATGACTGGCAGGCTTATAGCCGGGGTTCTCAGCGGTAAGTGCTGA
- a CDS encoding SDR family oxidoreductase, protein MSVEIDLKGLGVIVTASSRGIGLNVARELLKRNARVVISSRNEENLKKALDELSSYGEVYSIRTNLFDQHDLENLIKESWALLGGIDALVWNAGNVRCEPCLLHEATYVDWIEASALHTVAPGYLTTLLVQAWLEKKRRGVLVYLNSVSIKEPMPPLILADVTRAGLVQLAKSVSRTYGKHGIRAYSVLLGSFDTPGARMNLKAVAEARGETFEETWEREVLGRTPLHRTGRWSELGSLIAFLLSEEAEYMLGSTVVIDGAMTRGIDI, encoded by the coding sequence ATGAGCGTGGAGATAGACCTCAAGGGCCTGGGTGTGATAGTCACGGCCTCATCGCGCGGTATAGGCCTCAACGTTGCAAGGGAACTGCTGAAGAGGAACGCGAGGGTCGTTATAAGCTCCCGAAACGAGGAGAACCTGAAGAAGGCGCTGGATGAGCTTTCGAGCTACGGCGAAGTTTATTCCATTAGGACCAACCTTTTTGACCAGCACGATCTTGAGAACCTCATAAAAGAAAGCTGGGCGCTCCTTGGTGGAATCGACGCCCTCGTATGGAACGCTGGAAACGTCCGCTGTGAACCCTGTCTCCTCCATGAGGCGACCTATGTAGACTGGATTGAGGCTTCGGCCCTGCATACGGTCGCCCCTGGCTACCTGACGACCCTCCTCGTTCAGGCATGGCTTGAAAAGAAACGTCGGGGTGTTCTCGTTTACCTCAACTCCGTCTCAATAAAGGAACCCATGCCACCTCTCATTCTGGCCGACGTAACGCGGGCCGGTCTCGTTCAGCTGGCGAAGAGTGTTTCGAGAACCTACGGAAAGCACGGAATAAGGGCCTACTCCGTCCTCCTTGGTAGCTTTGACACGCCGGGAGCGAGGATGAACCTCAAGGCGGTTGCAGAGGCGAGGGGCGAGACCTTTGAGGAGACCTGGGAGCGGGAGGTGCTCGGCAGAACGCCCCTCCACAGGACGGGAAGGTGGAGTGAGCTCGGCTCGCTCATTGCGTTCCTCCTGAGCGAGGAAGCGGAATACATGCTCGGCTCGACAGTGGTCATAGACGGCGCGATGACGAGGGGGATAGACATTTAA
- a CDS encoding isochorismatase family protein, whose translation MKEDYFTGEFIVDMREMYFRLKKWEKVKPFRKAAVLAIDLQAYFLRAESRAFLPSAPRFVPRLVEFYREAERLGVPIIFTRHFHRDDIMTLWWGGDMPKDNPLNELLEEFKPFTGTVIEKKTYNAFHGTNLEGLLRGLGVETVIVTGVMTHLCCETTAREAFVRGFNVIFPVDGTLTQNRLFHEATLRNLSHGFAVTPLLSEVLEWLSSE comes from the coding sequence ATGAAGGAGGACTACTTCACCGGAGAATTTATAGTCGACATGAGGGAGATGTATTTTAGACTCAAGAAATGGGAGAAGGTCAAGCCGTTCCGAAAGGCGGCGGTTCTGGCGATAGACCTCCAGGCATATTTCCTCAGGGCAGAGAGCAGGGCGTTTCTACCTTCCGCGCCGCGCTTCGTACCGAGGCTGGTGGAGTTTTACAGGGAGGCAGAGAGGCTCGGAGTCCCGATAATCTTCACTCGCCACTTCCACCGGGACGACATAATGACCCTCTGGTGGGGCGGCGATATGCCAAAGGACAACCCGTTGAACGAACTTCTTGAAGAGTTCAAGCCCTTCACCGGAACCGTCATTGAGAAGAAGACCTACAACGCCTTTCACGGCACTAACCTTGAGGGCCTGCTGAGGGGGCTTGGAGTCGAGACGGTCATCGTAACCGGCGTCATGACTCACCTCTGCTGCGAGACAACCGCCCGGGAGGCCTTCGTGAGGGGCTTCAACGTGATTTTTCCAGTCGATGGGACGCTGACCCAGAACAGGCTCTTCCACGAGGCGACGCTCAGAAACCTTTCCCACGGCTTCGCGGTTACGCCGCTCCTCTCGGAGGTGTTGGAATGGCTCTCGTCGGAATAA
- a CDS encoding NAD(P)/FAD-dependent oxidoreductase has protein sequence MALVGIIGAGVGGIATAVQLARYGIESVIFERDRIGGLIRNAYSVENTMFFPDGIKGEKVVKILEEYVKKYDLKILYQEVKAVRKAGGQFEVETEEGTYRFKYLVVATGTRPRKLPFEGIVYHVAEVPRRHYGRVLIIGGGDVAFDYALTVSETSDEVIILMRSEPKALPYLQKLVKSRPNIRTLMGQVREVRPINGRGKLLARTSAGDFEVDLILGAIGRVPNIELVEGMKDDNLFLVGDVKNGIYRQTALAIADGIKTAMVIWRRERYGDIE, from the coding sequence ATGGCTCTCGTCGGAATAATCGGGGCCGGAGTCGGAGGCATAGCGACGGCCGTCCAGCTGGCGCGCTACGGCATTGAGAGTGTAATTTTCGAGCGCGACCGGATAGGTGGACTCATAAGGAACGCCTACTCCGTGGAGAACACCATGTTCTTTCCCGACGGAATCAAAGGCGAGAAGGTCGTCAAAATTCTTGAGGAGTACGTGAAAAAGTACGACCTGAAAATCCTCTACCAGGAAGTCAAGGCCGTGAGAAAAGCTGGTGGGCAGTTTGAGGTCGAAACAGAGGAAGGGACTTACCGCTTCAAGTACCTCGTGGTTGCGACGGGGACGAGGCCGAGAAAGCTTCCCTTCGAGGGGATAGTCTACCACGTCGCCGAAGTCCCGAGGCGGCACTACGGAAGGGTTCTCATAATCGGCGGCGGCGATGTGGCCTTTGACTACGCGTTAACAGTGAGCGAGACCAGCGACGAAGTAATAATCCTCATGAGGAGCGAGCCGAAGGCCCTGCCCTACCTGCAAAAACTCGTGAAGAGCCGGCCAAACATCAGGACGCTGATGGGACAGGTTAGGGAAGTAAGACCCATAAACGGGAGGGGAAAGCTTTTAGCCAGGACCAGCGCTGGCGACTTTGAGGTTGACCTGATCCTTGGGGCCATCGGCAGGGTTCCGAACATCGAACTTGTGGAGGGCATGAAGGACGATAACCTTTTCCTGGTCGGGGACGTTAAGAACGGAATCTACAGGCAAACGGCCCTGGCCATAGCCGATGGAATCAAAACCGCGATGGTGATATGGAGGAGGGAGAGGTATGGAGATATTGAGTGA
- a CDS encoding radical SAM protein, with protein MEILSEVGDPNVAVVYIGKTSRGNIVEFVESVPTYNPAEKWVLIVSSLNGCPVGCKMCDAGFFYRGRLSVDELMEQIEYPIQKRWNGKPKTRKFKVQFARMGEPSFNMAVIEAMRILGERYENFYPSLSTIAPIGTDRFFEALLELKKEAFPTNFQLQFSIHSTNPEQRDEIIPVRKWDFEKIAEYGKAFYDDGGKKITLNFALARENEADASIIAEYFPKEYFLIKITPLNPTVSVLKNRLTNDVDLETGLPMKHRKFVDDLRRLGYDVIISVGDTRENLIGSNCGQYILRFLKERPELREAYTFARGFDFRVS; from the coding sequence ATGGAGATATTGAGTGAGGTTGGAGACCCCAACGTTGCGGTGGTTTATATAGGAAAGACCTCCAGGGGGAACATCGTCGAGTTCGTCGAATCGGTTCCCACCTACAACCCAGCCGAGAAGTGGGTGCTCATAGTCTCATCGCTCAACGGCTGTCCCGTCGGCTGTAAGATGTGCGACGCGGGCTTCTTTTACAGGGGAAGGCTGAGCGTGGACGAGCTGATGGAGCAGATAGAGTATCCAATCCAGAAGCGCTGGAACGGAAAGCCAAAGACCAGGAAGTTCAAGGTGCAGTTCGCGAGAATGGGCGAGCCGAGCTTCAACATGGCGGTGATAGAGGCGATGCGCATTTTGGGCGAGCGTTACGAGAACTTCTACCCCTCGCTCTCAACGATAGCCCCGATCGGGACGGACAGGTTCTTCGAGGCACTGCTGGAGCTGAAGAAGGAGGCCTTTCCGACCAACTTCCAGCTCCAGTTCTCGATACACTCGACCAATCCCGAGCAGAGGGACGAGATAATTCCGGTCAGGAAGTGGGACTTCGAGAAAATCGCGGAGTACGGTAAAGCTTTCTACGACGATGGCGGCAAGAAGATTACGCTCAACTTCGCCCTCGCGAGGGAGAATGAGGCCGATGCAAGCATCATAGCTGAGTACTTCCCGAAAGAATACTTCCTCATCAAGATAACGCCGCTCAACCCGACGGTGAGCGTGCTAAAGAATAGGCTCACCAACGACGTTGACCTTGAGACCGGCCTTCCGATGAAGCACAGGAAGTTCGTGGACGATTTAAGGAGGCTCGGCTACGACGTCATTATATCGGTCGGCGACACGAGGGAGAACCTCATCGGCTCGAACTGCGGCCAGTACATCCTCAGGTTCCTCAAGGAGCGGCCAGAGCTTAGAGAAGCCTACACCTTCGCGAGGGGGTTCGATTTCAGGGTGAGCTGA
- a CDS encoding nucleotidyltransferase domain-containing protein, with protein MKLMAGLRRDFQEFKDSCMGILLYGSHAKGDATSRSDIDVCLVKPKPGVYGEVLQKLGGKYDIKVFEELPLYLQIEVIRNHKVIYGDEIELSEYFYRFRKLWKDMEHRIKENRFESVREKIRLRRRAREKAEVLREA; from the coding sequence ATGAAACTCATGGCAGGGCTCCGCAGGGACTTCCAAGAGTTCAAAGACTCGTGCATGGGGATTCTCCTCTACGGATCCCACGCTAAGGGCGATGCTACAAGCAGAAGTGACATCGATGTATGCCTCGTTAAGCCAAAACCCGGCGTATATGGGGAAGTCCTCCAAAAACTCGGTGGAAAGTACGATATCAAAGTCTTCGAGGAGCTTCCGCTCTACCTCCAGATCGAGGTTATCAGGAACCACAAAGTAATTTACGGCGACGAGATTGAACTGTCGGAGTATTTCTACCGCTTCCGAAAGCTGTGGAAGGACATGGAGCACAGGATAAAGGAGAACCGGTTTGAGAGCGTGAGGGAGAAGATAAGACTCAGGAGGCGTGCCCGTGAGAAGGCAGAGGTACTTAGAGAAGCTTGA
- the hepT gene encoding type VII toxin-antitoxin system HepT family RNase toxin, with translation MRRQRYLEKLERFEEEYEFIKSHEMKDDVTQRALFYSLQLCVDIAMDIVAMLVKDLGMTVEDDYTNIERLRKAKVISEGEAGLLRAYNGLRNAIVHKYDRLNFDAVREGLSRIDGLYEIVIKLVEKYEKLED, from the coding sequence GTGAGAAGGCAGAGGTACTTAGAGAAGCTTGAGAGGTTTGAGGAGGAATACGAGTTCATAAAGAGCCATGAAATGAAGGACGATGTTACCCAGAGGGCCCTCTTTTATTCCCTTCAGCTCTGTGTGGATATCGCAATGGACATCGTTGCAATGCTTGTTAAGGACTTGGGCATGACCGTTGAAGATGATTATACAAACATCGAGCGACTTAGAAAGGCAAAAGTTATATCCGAAGGTGAAGCAGGACTTTTGAGGGCGTACAACGGACTTAGAAATGCCATTGTTCACAAGTACGACAGACTTAACTTTGATGCTGTGAGGGAAGGCCTCAGCAGAATTGATGGATTATATGAGATTGTTATAAAGCTCGTGGAAAAGTATGAAAAGCTGGAAGACTAA
- a CDS encoding amidohydrolase encodes MKAVKATILYDGLGNVLRDVYVVFDRNIVDVTKEKPKEAEVIAEGVVTPAFIDGHSHIGMERYGEPYQEGEANEQMDAVLPLVDALYSIYMDDKAFKHSIEFGVLYSSVLPGSGNIIGGKAVFIRNYGRDIEDAFIQYAGVKAAFGYNPRSTKEWKGTRPSTRMGAIGILLNWLIKTQKTIALIEKGKKEPEEVEPTVEALIPVLKGEVPLRVHVHKEDDIAALLMIKRKFGLRITIEHAGDVHSRETFEKIKAEGVPVVYGPFDSLPYKVELKHEDWKNARYLLEVKPLFGLMSDHPVTLQANLYLQLRHFIRLGMSKAEAIKIITHNNAKILGVDDRLGSIEKGKWASLVVWNGDPFSLENYPTHVFAEGELIHEAEL; translated from the coding sequence ATGAAGGCCGTTAAAGCCACCATTCTCTACGACGGTCTGGGGAACGTTCTCAGGGATGTGTACGTCGTTTTTGATAGGAACATAGTTGATGTAACGAAGGAAAAGCCGAAGGAAGCCGAAGTTATAGCCGAGGGCGTTGTTACACCCGCGTTCATAGACGGCCACAGCCACATAGGAATGGAGCGCTACGGAGAGCCCTACCAGGAGGGCGAAGCCAACGAGCAGATGGACGCGGTTCTTCCGCTCGTTGATGCCCTCTACTCGATCTACATGGACGACAAGGCCTTCAAACACTCGATAGAGTTCGGTGTTCTCTACTCGTCAGTTCTGCCGGGAAGCGGAAACATAATCGGCGGAAAGGCGGTCTTCATAAGGAACTACGGACGCGACATAGAGGATGCCTTCATACAGTACGCCGGCGTTAAAGCTGCCTTCGGCTACAACCCGCGTTCCACCAAGGAGTGGAAGGGGACGAGGCCGAGCACGAGGATGGGCGCGATAGGAATCCTGCTCAACTGGCTCATAAAGACCCAGAAGACAATAGCGCTCATCGAGAAGGGCAAGAAAGAGCCGGAGGAGGTCGAGCCGACCGTCGAGGCACTCATACCAGTCCTCAAGGGCGAAGTCCCGCTCCGCGTCCACGTCCACAAGGAGGACGACATCGCGGCGCTCCTCATGATAAAGAGGAAGTTCGGACTGCGGATTACAATCGAGCATGCCGGCGACGTCCACAGCAGGGAGACCTTCGAGAAGATTAAGGCTGAAGGCGTTCCGGTAGTTTATGGCCCCTTTGACAGCCTCCCCTACAAGGTCGAACTCAAGCACGAGGACTGGAAAAACGCCCGCTACCTGCTCGAGGTAAAACCCCTCTTCGGCCTCATGAGCGACCACCCTGTCACGCTTCAGGCCAACCTCTACCTCCAGCTCAGGCACTTCATAAGGCTCGGCATGAGCAAGGCGGAAGCGATAAAGATAATCACCCACAACAACGCGAAAATACTCGGCGTTGACGACAGGCTTGGAAGCATAGAGAAGGGCAAGTGGGCCTCGCTCGTCGTCTGGAACGGCGACCCCTTCAGCCTTGAGAACTACCCGACGCACGTCTTCGCGGAGGGCGAGCTGATTCACGAGGCGGAGCTTTAG
- the htpX gene encoding zinc metalloprotease HtpX produces the protein MGLLMWLRTGLLMAMLTGLLMAIGYVFGGPNVAFLMFLFAMAFNFITYWYSDKIVLGWYRARIVDEHEAPELYAIVRDLTERAGLPMPRVAIIPSETPNAFATGRNPKHAVVAVTTGLLRILDRDELEGVIGHELTHIKNRDILIGTIAAAMAGAIIQLAYWARWIAIFGGFGRDEDDAGNILAAVLIAVLAPIAAMLIQAAVSRSREFLADEGGAKISGKPHALASALMKIEGAVRYRPMREGNPATAHMFIVNPFRGASIANLFSTHPPTEARIERLRKIAEEMGIYF, from the coding sequence ATGGGACTGCTGATGTGGCTGAGAACCGGCCTGCTGATGGCCATGCTGACGGGCCTGCTCATGGCCATCGGCTACGTCTTCGGCGGGCCGAACGTGGCCTTCCTGATGTTCCTGTTCGCTATGGCGTTTAATTTCATCACCTACTGGTACAGCGATAAAATCGTCTTGGGCTGGTACCGGGCGAGGATCGTGGACGAACACGAGGCCCCGGAGCTCTATGCCATAGTCAGGGATCTCACTGAGAGGGCAGGCCTCCCAATGCCCCGGGTGGCGATAATCCCGAGCGAGACGCCTAACGCCTTCGCCACCGGGAGGAACCCCAAGCACGCCGTCGTGGCCGTTACCACCGGACTTCTCAGGATTCTCGACAGGGATGAACTTGAAGGTGTCATAGGCCATGAGCTGACCCACATAAAGAACAGGGACATCCTCATAGGGACGATAGCGGCCGCGATGGCCGGCGCCATAATCCAGCTCGCCTACTGGGCAAGGTGGATAGCCATCTTCGGCGGCTTCGGCAGGGACGAGGACGACGCCGGCAACATCCTCGCCGCGGTCCTCATAGCGGTCCTTGCACCTATAGCGGCGATGCTGATACAGGCCGCGGTGAGCCGCTCCAGGGAGTTCTTAGCGGATGAAGGGGGCGCGAAGATAAGCGGCAAGCCCCATGCCCTGGCGAGCGCCCTGATGAAAATTGAAGGGGCGGTTCGCTACAGACCGATGAGGGAAGGGAACCCGGCAACGGCCCACATGTTCATCGTCAACCCGTTCAGGGGCGCCAGCATAGCGAACCTGTTCTCGACTCATCCTCCCACCGAGGCGAGGATCGAGAGGCTCAGGAAGATAGCCGAGGAGATGGGCATATACTTCTGA